From the genome of Candidatus Zixiibacteriota bacterium, one region includes:
- the ccoN gene encoding cytochrome-c oxidase, cbb3-type subunit I — protein MAVESFSYDNRIVRNFAIATAVWGAVGMLVGLLAALQLFLPELNFGIGHTTFSRIRPVHTNGVIFAFVGNGIFMGVYYSLQRLCKARMYSDTLSAINFWGWQLIILAAVLTLTSGYTTGKEYAELEWPIDIAIAIVWIVFGWNMIGTIMRRRERHMYVAIWFYIATFVTVTVLHVVNSIELPVTFLKSYPVYAGVQDALVQWWYGHNAVAFFLTTPYLGLMYYFLPKAANRPVFSYRLSIVHFWSLIFIYIWAGPHHLLYSSLPDWAQSLGMVFSLMLIAPSWGGMLNGLLTLRGAWDKVRDDPVLKFMVVAVTAYGMATFEGPMLSIKSVNAISHFTDWTIAHVHVGALGWNGFLTFGILYWLIPKLYRTQLFSRKLAEYHFWIGFLGILLYAVPLYFAGITQSLMWKQFTADGVLQYGNFLETVLQIVPMYVTRAVGGGLYLIGVLLMAYNLRMTVKQGSLLQNEEAQAPALVDLTHEEEGHPYRHRWLERKPVQFTILSLIAILIGGIIEFVPTFLVKSNIPTIASVRPYTPLELEGRDIYVAEGCYNCHSQMVRPFRSETERYGEYSKAGEYVYDHPFQWGSKRTGPDLHRVGGKYPDAWHYNHMIDPTSTSYGSLMPPFPWLATDMIDVRVIPSKIRVMQQLGVPYPEGYDADAIDDLNRQAETIAEGIVTALRSQDPDITVDRHAKIVALIAYLQRLGTDIKAQSAAQAGM, from the coding sequence ATGGCGGTTGAGTCATTTTCGTATGACAACAGGATCGTCCGCAATTTCGCCATTGCAACGGCCGTGTGGGGGGCGGTCGGGATGCTGGTGGGGTTGCTCGCCGCATTGCAGTTGTTTTTGCCGGAGTTGAATTTCGGGATCGGGCATACGACGTTCAGCCGGATCCGCCCGGTCCATACGAACGGCGTGATATTCGCCTTTGTGGGCAACGGCATATTCATGGGCGTGTACTATTCGCTGCAGCGGCTGTGCAAGGCACGGATGTACAGCGATACGCTCAGCGCGATCAATTTCTGGGGGTGGCAGCTGATAATCCTGGCCGCCGTGCTGACGCTGACCTCGGGCTACACGACCGGCAAGGAGTACGCGGAACTGGAATGGCCGATCGATATCGCGATTGCGATCGTGTGGATCGTGTTCGGATGGAACATGATCGGCACGATCATGCGGCGCCGGGAGCGGCATATGTATGTCGCGATCTGGTTTTACATCGCGACGTTCGTGACGGTGACAGTCCTGCATGTGGTCAATTCGATTGAATTACCGGTGACGTTTCTCAAGAGTTACCCGGTCTATGCCGGCGTGCAGGATGCGCTCGTGCAGTGGTGGTACGGGCACAACGCGGTGGCGTTCTTCCTGACCACGCCGTATCTGGGGTTGATGTATTACTTTTTGCCGAAGGCGGCCAACCGGCCGGTCTTCTCGTACCGGTTGTCGATCGTGCACTTCTGGTCGCTCATTTTCATCTACATATGGGCCGGTCCGCATCATCTGTTGTATTCCTCGCTGCCGGACTGGGCGCAGTCGCTGGGGATGGTGTTTTCGCTGATGTTGATCGCTCCGTCGTGGGGCGGAATGCTCAACGGTCTGCTGACGCTTCGAGGCGCCTGGGACAAGGTGCGCGACGATCCCGTGTTGAAGTTCATGGTGGTGGCGGTGACGGCATACGGGATGGCGACGTTTGAGGGGCCGATGCTGTCGATCAAGTCGGTCAACGCCATTTCTCATTTCACCGACTGGACGATTGCCCATGTCCATGTCGGCGCGCTGGGGTGGAACGGCTTTTTGACCTTTGGGATTCTCTACTGGCTGATACCGAAGCTGTACCGGACACAGTTGTTTTCCCGGAAGCTGGCCGAATATCACTTCTGGATAGGTTTTCTGGGGATTCTGTTGTACGCGGTGCCGCTGTATTTCGCCGGCATCACCCAGAGCCTGATGTGGAAGCAGTTCACGGCCGACGGCGTGCTGCAGTACGGCAACTTTCTCGAGACGGTGCTGCAGATCGTCCCGATGTACGTCACCAGGGCGGTCGGCGGCGGTTTGTACTTGATCGGTGTGCTGTTGATGGCGTACAACCTTCGCATGACGGTCAAGCAGGGATCGCTGCTGCAGAATGAAGAGGCGCAGGCGCCCGCACTGGTCGATCTGACGCATGAAGAAGAAGGACATCCGTACCGGCATCGCTGGTTGGAGCGCAAGCCGGTCCAGTTTACGATCCTGTCGCTGATCGCGATCCTGATCGGCGGGATTATCGAATTTGTTCCGACGTTCCTGGTCAAGTCGAACATTCCGACGATTGCGAGCGTGCGACCGTACACGCCGCTCGAGCTGGAGGGGCGGGACATTTATGTCGCCGAGGGTTGCTACAATTGCCACTCCCAAATGGTGCGGCCCTTCCGCTCCGAGACCGAACGGTACGGCGAATATTCAAAAGCGGGCGAATATGTGTACGATCATCCGTTCCAGTGGGGATCCAAGCGGACCGGGCCGGACCTGCACCGGGTGGGCGGCAAGTACCCGGACGCCTGGCATTACAATCACATGATCGACCCGACATCGACGTCGTACGGATCGCTGATGCCGCCGTTCCCGTGGCTGGCGACCGATATGATCGACGTGCGTGTCATACCGTCGAAGATACGGGTGATGCAGCAACTGGGCGTGCCGTATCCCGAGGGGTACGACGCCGACGCGATCGATGATTTGAACCGGCAGGCGGAGACGATTGCCGAGGGGATCGTGACGGCGCTTCGAAGCCAGGATCCCGATATAACGGTGGACAGGCACGCGAAGATTGTCGCCTTGATTGCCTACCTGCAGCGTCTCGGCACGGATATCAAGGCGCAGTCCGCCGCACAGGCGGGGATGTAG
- the ccoS gene encoding cbb3-type cytochrome oxidase assembly protein CcoS, giving the protein MDVMYVLIGFSLVVALGFLAAFFWAVRSGQFDDVFTPAIRMLFEHQRTKKKEHRES; this is encoded by the coding sequence ATGGACGTCATGTACGTATTGATCGGGTTTTCGCTGGTGGTCGCGCTGGGGTTTCTGGCGGCCTTTTTCTGGGCGGTCCGGAGCGGGCAGTTCGACGACGTGTTCACGCCGGCGATCCGGATGCTGTTTGAACATCAGAGAACAAAAAAGAAAGAACATAGAGAATCGTGA